A genomic segment from Clostridium pasteurianum BC1 encodes:
- a CDS encoding DnaT-like ssDNA-binding protein: MAVNLVVGTNSYIDVPTAQTYFDDRLYSDAWENATDDNKAKALIMASKKLDRLPIKGVKANYYQSMEFPRALETDYRYWQYMSLTIDAHFYGYWYVEPAVTDNVKNAVCEEALALLKGVPKRIELQRQGVKSFSFNGGMSENYGNGKNMLLYSQEAREFMQPYFGSVSLA, translated from the coding sequence ATGGCTGTAAATCTTGTTGTAGGTACTAATAGTTATATTGACGTACCTACAGCACAAACCTATTTTGATGATAGGCTTTATTCTGATGCTTGGGAAAATGCCACTGATGATAATAAGGCTAAAGCACTTATAATGGCAAGTAAAAAGCTAGATAGATTACCCATTAAAGGCGTTAAAGCTAATTATTATCAATCTATGGAGTTCCCAAGAGCACTTGAAACTGATTATAGATATTGGCAGTATATGAGTTTAACTATAGACGCTCATTTTTATGGCTACTGGTATGTTGAGCCTGCTGTAACTGATAATGTGAAAAATGCTGTTTGTGAAGAAGCTCTTGCACTTTTAAAAGGTGTTCCAAAACGTATTGAACTTCAAAGACAAGGTGTAAAATCATTCAGTTTTAATGGTGGTATGAGTGAAAATTATGGTAATGGCAAAAATATGCTTTTGTATTCTCAGGAAGCAAGAGAATTTATGCAGCCTTATTTTGGGAGTGTGAGCCTAGCATGA
- a CDS encoding N4-gp56 family major capsid protein gives MSVNAFPAAIAAMIQNGILDRTFQEALLPNFLYRNLATQRPFQGNLGETVLFTRTGLLSTAETPLTPGSDPTPQSYSIEQYAMTLNQYGNAMDTNMLTSKIGLSSKFLEDNMKLGINAGQTVNRICRNKLYGAYSSGNTYAVGAGSAITALVVNDVTGFTTQLVNGVQTAVGAGNPIPVVVSGNANTVVAVNVGTKTLTLGTAATWVDSDPVVAVNAPQIFRPNARADTKKLIAGDSATLAIFLDAVAALRQNNVPSFGGYYAAHIDAVTERQLFADADFKQALQGRQDSPVWGSLSIGRFAGIDWVRNTEAPTVANGALTVRRPMVVGADALIEGPLQGFGELLGEANFAEARDSGIVSMVDGVAFIHRPPIDRLQQVISSAWSWVGDYAVPTDALTGAAAQYKRAAVIEHV, from the coding sequence ATGTCAGTAAATGCTTTTCCTGCTGCAATAGCAGCAATGATACAAAATGGTATTTTGGATAGAACATTCCAGGAGGCCTTGCTACCAAACTTTTTATACAGAAACTTAGCAACACAAAGACCATTCCAGGGAAACTTAGGTGAAACAGTTCTATTTACAAGGACTGGATTACTTTCTACAGCGGAAACACCTTTAACACCTGGTTCTGATCCAACGCCACAGAGCTACTCTATCGAACAATATGCAATGACACTTAATCAATATGGTAATGCCATGGACACTAATATGTTAACAAGTAAAATTGGATTATCTTCTAAATTCTTAGAGGACAATATGAAACTTGGTATTAATGCCGGTCAAACAGTTAATAGAATATGCAGAAATAAACTCTATGGTGCATATTCAAGTGGAAATACCTATGCCGTTGGTGCTGGCTCTGCGATTACTGCATTGGTAGTAAATGATGTTACTGGATTTACTACACAACTTGTTAATGGAGTACAAACTGCAGTAGGGGCCGGAAACCCTATACCTGTAGTGGTAAGTGGTAATGCAAATACTGTTGTAGCTGTTAATGTTGGAACTAAAACATTAACCCTTGGAACTGCTGCAACGTGGGTGGATAGTGACCCTGTGGTTGCTGTTAATGCACCACAGATATTTAGACCTAATGCAAGAGCTGATACAAAGAAACTTATTGCTGGTGATAGTGCTACACTTGCAATATTCCTTGATGCTGTAGCTGCTTTAAGACAAAATAATGTACCTAGTTTTGGAGGTTACTATGCAGCCCATATTGATGCTGTTACTGAAAGACAACTATTTGCAGATGCAGACTTTAAGCAGGCACTACAAGGTAGACAAGATTCTCCTGTGTGGGGTAGCTTATCTATTGGTAGATTCGCAGGGATTGACTGGGTAAGAAATACTGAGGCTCCAACTGTAGCTAATGGTGCATTAACTGTAAGAAGACCTATGGTTGTCGGTGCTGACGCTCTTATTGAAGGACCACTTCAAGGATTTGGAGAATTACTTGGTGAAGCAAATTTTGCAGAAGCTAGAGACTCAGGTATTGTTTCTATGGTTGATGGTGTTGCCTTCATACACAGACCACCAATTGATAGATTACAACAAGTAATTTCTAGTGCTTGGAGCTGGGTTGGTGACTATGCAGTACCTACAGATGCATTGACTGGAGCTGCAGCACAGTACAAGAGAGCGGCGGTGATAGAACATGTCTAA
- a CDS encoding DUF2829 domain-containing protein, with protein MSKVKIISDGVKTRVFIDDKPITRVTSLKLSQSAMEAPKLTLEIAPKSLEIDGKDIPIEFSEDVSVKNSFGYALELLKHGKAVKRRGWNGKNMFLSYVTAAEWNPKHRNLLLGWLKLGFIAIKTADDYVVPWQPSQADMLTEDWEEVELWK; from the coding sequence ATGTCAAAAGTAAAAATAATATCTGATGGAGTAAAAACTAGGGTCTTTATAGATGATAAGCCAATAACAAGAGTTACGTCTTTGAAGCTATCTCAAAGTGCTATGGAAGCTCCAAAACTTACTTTAGAGATAGCTCCTAAAAGTCTTGAAATTGACGGTAAGGATATACCAATTGAATTCAGTGAAGATGTGAGTGTTAAAAATAGTTTCGGCTATGCACTGGAATTATTAAAGCATGGTAAAGCCGTTAAGCGTAGGGGATGGAATGGTAAAAATATGTTTTTATCCTATGTAACAGCTGCAGAATGGAATCCAAAGCACCGTAATTTACTACTGGGTTGGTTAAAATTAGGGTTTATAGCAATAAAAACAGCAGATGATTACGTAGTACCTTGGCAACCAAGCCAAGCCGATATGTTAACAGAAGATTGGGAAGAAGTAGAGCTTTGGAAATAA
- a CDS encoding phage minor capsid protein has product MSDKLVQKLIEIYQKAKQDLVKTIAEKEAIGNLVTYQKSLLFQVNQILSELTSQAYNLTNEIVESYYKDTIDEVLQDLKDKGEQIQATGFSKLHTGAIAVIAKNFFQDLQDANNFVGRQISDAIRKAGLDAVSQKIATGQTVQECKKNLVNMLIDQGFNGIKDKRGRMISLDAYASTVARSTTTETTNTATTNQLTELGYDLVQMTEHSPTCAICALYQGRVYSISGKDTRFPSLSVAFNGEFANIHPNCAHRLFPYIESLADNFDKDIEFSNRPFELSEKDKKVLETYNNQQKEKIKLRNDRDQWQRYKLAMPQDTPKNFASFRRNKNLNNNKYQNLLSSYRSLRQGGEGD; this is encoded by the coding sequence ATGAGTGATAAATTAGTCCAAAAACTTATTGAAATATATCAAAAGGCGAAGCAGGACCTTGTAAAAACTATAGCTGAAAAAGAGGCTATAGGGAACTTAGTAACTTATCAGAAAAGCTTATTGTTCCAGGTAAATCAAATATTATCTGAGTTAACTAGTCAAGCCTATAATCTGACTAATGAGATAGTTGAATCTTATTATAAAGATACTATTGATGAGGTTTTGCAAGACTTAAAAGACAAAGGTGAACAAATTCAAGCTACCGGATTTTCAAAACTTCATACTGGAGCTATAGCTGTTATTGCTAAGAATTTTTTCCAAGATCTTCAGGATGCAAATAACTTTGTTGGTAGACAAATATCTGATGCAATAAGAAAAGCTGGACTTGATGCAGTATCACAAAAAATTGCCACTGGTCAAACTGTCCAAGAATGTAAAAAGAATTTGGTTAATATGCTTATTGACCAAGGATTTAATGGTATTAAGGATAAAAGAGGAAGAATGATAAGCTTAGATGCTTATGCTTCTACTGTGGCACGTTCTACTACCACAGAAACAACGAATACAGCGACTACAAACCAACTTACAGAGCTTGGCTATGATTTAGTACAAATGACAGAACATTCGCCTACGTGCGCTATATGTGCTTTATATCAAGGGCGTGTTTATTCCATTAGTGGTAAAGATACTAGATTTCCATCTTTAAGTGTTGCCTTTAACGGTGAATTTGCAAATATTCATCCAAATTGTGCTCATAGACTTTTCCCTTATATTGAAAGTTTGGCAGATAACTTTGACAAAGATATTGAGTTTAGTAATAGACCTTTTGAACTATCCGAAAAAGATAAAAAGGTTTTGGAAACTTATAATAACCAGCAAAAGGAAAAAATTAAGCTGAGAAATGATAGGGATCAGTGGCAAAGATACAAATTAGCAATGCCACAGGATACACCTAAGAATTTTGCTAGTTTTAGAAGAAATAAAAATCTAAACAATAATAAGTACCAAAATTTATTGAGTAGTTATAGAAGTTTAAGACAAGGTGGTGAGGGAGATTGA
- a CDS encoding phage scaffolding protein: MADLKKILGEELYNQVTEKLGENKIDVVSDGSYIPKNKFDEINTQNETYKTQVGTLNGQLKDFEKAAKGNEDLLAQIETMKTDNEALNGKIKDITLDSAIKLGLVNNNAKYADLLTGKIDKSKLQLGDNGSVIGLDEQIKGLQEGYKDLFQSTVNPSPGANPAGGGDPVKTDFRNASKEDYQKEMGKYGIHRFF, translated from the coding sequence ATGGCAGATTTAAAGAAAATACTTGGTGAAGAATTATATAACCAGGTTACTGAAAAATTAGGAGAAAACAAAATTGATGTTGTTTCTGATGGAAGCTATATTCCTAAGAATAAATTTGATGAAATAAACACTCAAAATGAAACTTACAAAACTCAAGTGGGTACACTTAATGGTCAACTAAAGGATTTTGAGAAAGCAGCAAAGGGTAATGAAGATTTACTTGCACAGATTGAAACTATGAAAACAGATAATGAGGCTTTAAATGGCAAAATCAAGGATATTACACTTGATAGTGCTATTAAACTTGGACTTGTAAATAACAATGCTAAATATGCAGATTTACTTACTGGAAAGATTGATAAATCAAAATTGCAGTTAGGTGATAATGGTTCTGTTATTGGTTTAGATGAGCAAATAAAGGGATTGCAAGAAGGTTATAAGGATTTATTTCAGTCTACTGTTAATCCATCACCAGGGGCTAACCCTGCTGGGGGTGGTGATCCAGTAAAAACAGATTTTAGAAATGCAAGCAAAGAAGATTATCAAAAGGAAATGGGTAAATATGGTATACACCGTTTTTTTTAA
- a CDS encoding phage portal protein encodes MLTDLSFLDIDQPWPPQNETDRLQQYQTNKRLFEGDHTAVYADQFHRIERVIGNFQDIISYAVLANFQKIISLKTADLLLGEAPQIKIDERSSVEQKTVDSIVESSDLINTAYENTIDISRYGDGLFFIYKDTDTGAGRIDVTQPSIWFPIVSADNVKKIQYHVLAWTFEVKAPQKTGFWQQFFTSTSEKESFLKVQIHSKGSYEEKLYKLENGTPTRIKELISSDVKQTGLNNFAIVQVSNIITSDRITGLNDYDDISSLISELEVRVSQVARILDKHAAPSVQGPSTAIEKDPRTGQYALKMGNYFPRDSTDDPPVEYVTWDAQLNANFTIINKLINLLYTISEMGNTIFGDMSGQSMGTGNLSGIALRRLMMSPLAKVNRIRMRMDTALKKALKLCSQLGGEGIVDLSDKPISIIWKDGLPEDPQEMAQVMQIRTGSKPTISQFRAVQQLDNTNDIDTQLEIDRINEDEARTNPMSGQNFPFSSTAVNTDPNNNNKNHMNMGGAD; translated from the coding sequence TTGTTAACAGACTTAAGTTTTTTAGATATAGACCAACCGTGGCCGCCACAAAATGAAACTGATAGATTGCAGCAGTACCAAACTAATAAAAGATTGTTTGAAGGTGACCATACAGCTGTTTACGCTGACCAGTTCCATAGGATTGAGCGCGTTATCGGTAATTTTCAAGATATAATTAGTTATGCGGTACTGGCAAATTTCCAAAAGATCATTAGTCTTAAGACAGCGGATCTTCTTTTAGGTGAAGCACCACAAATTAAAATTGATGAAAGGTCAAGTGTTGAACAAAAGACTGTAGATTCTATAGTTGAAAGCTCAGATTTAATAAACACAGCCTATGAAAATACGATTGATATTAGTCGTTATGGAGATGGGCTGTTTTTTATTTATAAAGATACTGACACTGGAGCTGGAAGAATAGATGTTACTCAGCCTTCAATATGGTTCCCTATAGTGTCTGCTGATAATGTGAAAAAGATTCAATATCATGTTTTAGCATGGACTTTTGAGGTTAAGGCTCCACAAAAAACAGGTTTTTGGCAACAGTTTTTTACCTCCACAAGCGAAAAAGAAAGCTTTCTAAAGGTTCAAATCCATAGCAAAGGCAGCTATGAAGAAAAATTATATAAATTAGAAAACGGTACTCCTACTAGAATAAAAGAACTAATATCTAGTGACGTAAAGCAAACTGGTTTAAATAATTTTGCAATTGTTCAGGTATCCAATATAATTACCAGTGATAGAATTACTGGGCTTAATGATTATGACGATATAAGTAGTTTGATTTCTGAATTGGAGGTTAGAGTAAGTCAGGTCGCAAGAATTTTGGATAAACATGCAGCTCCTTCCGTTCAAGGCCCAAGTACTGCAATAGAAAAAGACCCAAGAACAGGACAATACGCACTAAAAATGGGGAATTATTTTCCTAGGGACTCTACTGATGATCCACCCGTGGAGTATGTTACCTGGGATGCTCAGCTTAATGCAAATTTTACAATTATCAATAAACTTATTAACCTGTTATATACAATTTCAGAAATGGGCAATACCATTTTTGGAGATATGAGTGGCCAAAGTATGGGTACTGGTAATCTTTCTGGAATAGCACTAAGACGTTTAATGATGTCACCACTGGCAAAGGTCAATCGAATTAGAATGAGAATGGATACAGCGCTTAAGAAGGCTCTAAAATTATGTTCTCAGCTTGGTGGTGAAGGTATAGTTGATTTGTCAGATAAGCCTATAAGCATTATTTGGAAGGATGGTCTTCCAGAAGATCCACAAGAAATGGCTCAGGTAATGCAAATTAGAACTGGTTCTAAACCAACAATTTCACAATTTAGAGCGGTGCAACAGCTTGATAACACCAATGATATTGATACTCAGCTTGAAATTGATAGAATTAATGAAGACGAGGCTAGGACTAATCCTATGAGCGGTCAAAACTTCCCATTTTCCAGTACCGCTGTGAACACTGATCCGAACAACAATAATAAAAATCATATGAATATGGGCGGTGCTGACTAA